From a single Planctellipticum variicoloris genomic region:
- a CDS encoding aldehyde dehydrogenase family protein, with translation MSAATAAPPRKAAVPKIRQTKLLIGGEWCDAASGKTFATMNPVTEEKIADVAYAGEADVDRAVKAARKAFESGPWHTMDARDRGRLMNRLADLIEQNQEELAALETLDNGKPIRDSRAADIPLVIDCLRYYAGWADKISGQTIPIRGDYFCYTRREPTGVAGQIIPWNFPALMTAWKWGPALAAGCTIVMKPAEQTPLSCLRLGELAMEAGIPAGVINILPGFGDTGAAIVKHRGVDKIAFTGSTETAQFIMRDAAPSLKRLTFELGGKSPNIVFADCDLDAAVAGSEFGLFFNQGQCCCAGSRVFVEEKIHAKFVEQIVSRAQARKLGDPFDSETTQGPQVDRDQFDKIMRYIESGKNAGAECLTGGQRVGDRGFFVAPTVFDRVTDDMEIAQDEIFGPVMSILPFKNLDEVVQRANTTCYGLAAAVWTRDVAKAHHIANSVRAGTVWINCYDVFDAAAPFGGFKMSGMGRELGEAALANYTELKTVTMNLK, from the coding sequence ATGTCCGCCGCGACCGCTGCTCCCCCTCGAAAAGCCGCCGTTCCCAAGATCCGCCAGACGAAGCTCCTCATCGGCGGCGAATGGTGCGACGCCGCGAGCGGCAAGACGTTTGCCACGATGAACCCGGTCACTGAAGAGAAGATCGCCGACGTGGCCTATGCCGGCGAAGCCGACGTTGATCGGGCGGTGAAAGCCGCCCGCAAGGCGTTCGAGTCGGGCCCCTGGCACACCATGGATGCCCGCGATCGGGGCAGGCTGATGAATCGGCTGGCCGATCTCATCGAGCAGAACCAGGAAGAGCTTGCCGCGCTGGAGACGCTGGACAACGGGAAGCCCATCCGCGACAGCCGGGCGGCGGACATCCCGCTGGTCATCGACTGCCTCCGCTACTACGCCGGGTGGGCCGACAAGATCTCCGGCCAGACGATCCCGATTCGCGGCGACTACTTCTGCTATACCCGCCGGGAGCCGACCGGCGTCGCCGGGCAGATCATTCCCTGGAACTTTCCGGCTCTGATGACCGCCTGGAAGTGGGGGCCGGCCCTCGCCGCCGGCTGCACCATTGTCATGAAGCCGGCGGAGCAGACGCCGCTGTCGTGCCTGCGGCTGGGCGAACTGGCGATGGAAGCCGGCATCCCGGCGGGCGTGATCAACATTCTGCCGGGCTTCGGCGACACCGGGGCGGCGATCGTCAAGCATCGCGGCGTCGACAAGATCGCTTTCACCGGGTCGACTGAGACCGCTCAGTTCATCATGCGCGACGCTGCCCCTTCGCTGAAGCGGCTCACCTTTGAACTCGGGGGCAAGAGTCCGAACATTGTCTTCGCGGACTGCGATCTCGACGCGGCGGTGGCCGGTTCCGAGTTCGGGCTGTTCTTCAATCAGGGGCAGTGCTGCTGCGCGGGCAGCCGGGTTTTCGTGGAAGAGAAGATTCACGCGAAGTTCGTGGAGCAGATCGTTTCCCGCGCCCAGGCCCGCAAGCTGGGCGATCCGTTCGACAGCGAAACGACGCAGGGGCCGCAGGTCGACCGCGATCAGTTCGACAAGATCATGCGGTACATCGAGAGCGGCAAGAACGCCGGGGCCGAATGCCTCACCGGGGGCCAGCGCGTCGGCGACCGCGGCTTCTTCGTCGCCCCGACCGTTTTCGATCGCGTGACGGACGACATGGAGATCGCTCAGGACGAAATCTTCGGACCCGTGATGAGCATCCTGCCGTTCAAGAATCTCGACGAAGTCGTCCAGCGGGCCAACACGACCTGCTACGGTCTCGCCGCGGCGGTCTGGACGCGCGACGTCGCCAAGGCGCATCACATCGCCAACAGCGTCCGGGCCGGGACCGTCTGGATCAACTGCTACGACGTGTTCGACGCGGCGGCGCCGTTCGGCGGCTTCAAGATGAGCGGCATGGGCCGGGAGCTGGGCGAAGCGGCTCTGGCGAACTACACCGAGCTGAAGACGGTGACGATGAATCTGAAGTGA
- a CDS encoding sulfite exporter TauE/SafE family protein — protein MDDRLIWLCLAAAAAGVVNAVAGGGTLLTFPALILALGESAEASVVANATSTTALFPGSLASMWGYRREFRGTAHWIRWLLWPSILGGLLGSWLVVQLPATWFKLLIPWLILTATLLFLLQPWIARRTGIGQRHEEPSPQVIWTIVAFQFLVGIYGGYFGAGIGILMLSSLALMGVGDIHKMNALKTLFASVMNGLAVAIFLWNGKVNWHYAIPMIVAASVGGFLGASVARRLDKNLVRRTVIGIGLVLSIHYFLRIYQIV, from the coding sequence ATGGACGATCGGTTGATCTGGCTTTGCCTGGCGGCGGCGGCGGCGGGGGTCGTCAATGCCGTCGCAGGAGGGGGAACGCTGCTGACGTTCCCCGCGCTGATCCTGGCCCTCGGCGAATCGGCCGAGGCGTCGGTCGTCGCGAATGCGACCAGCACCACCGCCCTCTTCCCCGGCTCGCTGGCCTCGATGTGGGGGTATCGCCGGGAGTTTCGCGGCACGGCGCACTGGATCCGCTGGCTGCTGTGGCCTTCGATTCTCGGCGGCCTGCTCGGTTCCTGGCTCGTGGTCCAGCTCCCCGCGACCTGGTTCAAGCTGCTCATTCCCTGGCTGATCCTGACCGCCACGCTGCTGTTTCTGCTCCAGCCGTGGATCGCCCGGAGAACCGGGATCGGCCAACGTCACGAGGAACCGTCGCCGCAGGTGATCTGGACGATCGTGGCGTTCCAGTTCCTGGTCGGCATTTACGGCGGCTATTTCGGGGCGGGGATCGGGATTCTCATGCTGTCTTCCCTCGCGCTGATGGGCGTCGGCGACATTCACAAGATGAACGCCCTCAAAACGCTGTTCGCGTCGGTGATGAACGGTCTCGCGGTGGCGATCTTTCTCTGGAACGGCAAGGTCAACTGGCACTATGCGATCCCGATGATCGTCGCCGCCAGCGTCGGAGGCTTCCTCGGGGCCAGCGTGGCCCGCCGACTCGACAAGAACCTTGTCCGTCGGACCGTGATCGGCATCGGACTGGTGCTGTCGATCCACTACTTTCTGCGGATTTACCAGATCGTTTGA
- a CDS encoding trimeric intracellular cation channel family protein → MRYGLEHLAVGFGAISGVLAARGRQIDLFGVLVLAFVTAAGGGTLRDLVLDRPVFWLEDSSFVVTALICGLTTFAVARVRSLPQRWLLIADAFNLAFVTMLGTAKSLNLQVHPINAVLLGVVTGVAGGIIRDVLCSEVPLVFRREIYLYATAAAIGAVAFCGLRWSAWWVGMDMVLGAAVVICLRLAAIRWRLALPLFEAVDEGQGSA, encoded by the coding sequence ATGCGATACGGACTGGAGCATCTGGCGGTCGGATTCGGGGCGATTTCCGGCGTGCTGGCCGCCCGCGGTCGGCAGATCGATCTGTTCGGGGTGCTGGTGCTGGCGTTCGTGACGGCGGCGGGGGGCGGGACGCTGCGCGATCTGGTGCTCGACCGACCGGTCTTCTGGCTGGAGGACAGCAGTTTCGTCGTCACGGCCCTGATCTGCGGCCTGACGACGTTCGCGGTGGCGCGGGTGCGCAGTCTGCCGCAGCGCTGGCTGCTGATCGCCGACGCCTTCAATCTGGCGTTCGTGACGATGCTGGGGACGGCGAAGTCGCTGAACCTGCAGGTCCATCCGATCAACGCCGTGCTGCTGGGCGTCGTCACCGGGGTCGCCGGGGGAATTATTCGCGACGTGCTCTGCAGCGAGGTCCCGCTGGTGTTCCGGCGGGAGATTTATCTGTACGCGACGGCCGCGGCCATCGGGGCGGTGGCGTTCTGTGGCCTGAGGTGGTCGGCCTGGTGGGTCGGCATGGACATGGTGCTGGGGGCGGCGGTCGTGATCTGCCTGCGGCTTGCCGCGATCCGCTGGCGACTGGCGCTGCCGCTGTTTGAGGCCGTGGATGAGGGGCAGGGGAGCGCCTGA
- the arsM gene encoding arsenite methyltransferase, with protein sequence MSASLKQTIQSNYGAVAASDLSSDHQGVHAVARAFGYSADELAAIPADANMGLSCGNPTAFATLRPGEVVVDLGCGGGLDVFLAARQVGASGKAIGIDMTPEMLDRARRNAAKAGPGGTPLTNCEFHQATIDALPLPDGSVDCVISNCVINLAPDKSAVFREIARVLKPGGRLAVSDIALKQPLPEDLAADVMAFVGCIAGAISFDDYRTGLAAAGFAAVDLMDSGADLNAYGEVENQAGCCSPAMVQLGGGLAVLEEGGGCCSPAPVADPSLHARLKDLLDRYDVNDYAASVKVYAVKP encoded by the coding sequence ATGTCCGCCTCCCTGAAACAGACGATCCAGTCCAACTACGGCGCCGTCGCCGCCAGTGATCTTTCGAGCGATCATCAGGGAGTCCACGCTGTCGCCCGCGCGTTCGGTTACAGCGCCGACGAGCTCGCAGCCATTCCTGCGGATGCCAACATGGGCCTCTCCTGCGGCAACCCGACCGCGTTCGCCACGCTCAGACCGGGCGAGGTCGTCGTCGACTTGGGCTGCGGCGGAGGACTCGACGTGTTCCTGGCGGCCCGGCAGGTCGGAGCGTCCGGCAAGGCGATCGGCATCGACATGACTCCTGAGATGCTCGACCGGGCCCGCCGGAACGCCGCCAAAGCCGGTCCGGGGGGGACGCCGCTGACCAATTGCGAATTCCACCAGGCGACGATCGACGCTCTGCCGCTGCCGGACGGCTCGGTCGACTGCGTCATCAGCAACTGCGTCATCAATCTGGCGCCCGACAAGTCGGCCGTCTTCCGCGAGATCGCCCGCGTCCTCAAGCCGGGCGGCCGGCTGGCAGTCAGCGACATCGCCCTCAAGCAGCCCCTGCCGGAAGACCTCGCCGCGGACGTCATGGCGTTCGTCGGCTGCATCGCGGGAGCGATCTCCTTCGACGACTATCGGACCGGCCTGGCCGCCGCCGGGTTCGCCGCCGTCGACCTCATGGATTCCGGAGCAGATCTCAACGCGTATGGCGAAGTCGAAAACCAGGCCGGCTGCTGTTCGCCGGCGATGGTCCAGCTCGGCGGCGGACTGGCCGTGCTGGAAGAGGGGGGCGGGTGCTGCAGCCCGGCGCCCGTCGCCGATCCGTCGCTGCACGCTCGGCTCAAGGACCTGCTCGACCGCTATGACGTCAACGACTACGCCGCCAGCGTGAAAGTCTACGCGGTCAAGCCCTGA
- a CDS encoding DUF4279 domain-containing protein, whose protein sequence is MAEYESEMLSFGYVASLHIHHPTTVLADMSKRLGLTPRKAHAAGEPRVTLKGTALPGVYSDHYWWCDLRTEDQQDITAFLRRVIAEFKPSAQYLRDIADTGGSICVFIGVGSSRCCAHQFDRKLLGDLAAAGIDLRIDFYGTELPQRGLHPESETA, encoded by the coding sequence ATGGCAGAATACGAATCCGAGATGCTGAGCTTTGGATACGTTGCATCGCTTCATATCCACCATCCTACGACCGTACTGGCAGACATGTCGAAGCGCCTGGGATTGACGCCTCGCAAAGCTCACGCGGCTGGCGAACCACGTGTAACCCTGAAGGGAACTGCTCTGCCTGGCGTGTATTCGGACCACTACTGGTGGTGCGATCTTAGAACTGAAGATCAACAGGATATCACGGCGTTTCTCCGTCGAGTCATCGCCGAATTCAAGCCGAGTGCTCAGTATTTACGGGACATTGCCGACACTGGAGGCAGTATTTGCGTCTTCATCGGAGTTGGCAGCTCCCGCTGTTGTGCGCATCAATTCGACCGTAAATTACTGGGCGACCTTGCCGCAGCGGGTATTGATTTGCGAATCGACTTCTACGGAACCGAATTGCCACAGCGTGGTCTCCATCCGGAGTCGGAGACCGCGTAA
- a CDS encoding hsp70 family protein gives MTSDSAPSPSRYVVGLDLGTTNSALAYVDTAESPWKIRTFATPQSIAPGQWEARETLPSFHYQPAAGEFPPHALRLPWQKSDPAWTAGHFARDHGTLSPGRLVNSAKSWLCHSGVDRTAELLPWHGAPDVDRLSPVTVSARYLQHFREAWDAAFPEHPLAEQDFVLTLPASFDEVARELTVRAAQQAGLRRVALIEEPQAAFYAWIAKHADDWEQLVSPGQKILVCDVGGGTTDFTLIRVRKGSDGTVQFHRVAVGDHLILGGDNFDLALAHHLERKLKGDGKLEPRQWSMLVRSCRQVKEVLLGDHPPEQWTLSLPGAGSRLIGGGLQSPVTRQEVEELIVEGFFPRVGLDAKPATGQSGFQEFGLPYAPDAAITRYLAAFLSAHRHVALEEGEAAGHDPARPDIVLFNGGVFTSPQLQERLVDAIRSWFRTQDPGWSPIVLDHERLDLAVARGAAYYGMVRRGLGVRIAAGLARTYYIGVEGAADQQSAAICLMPAGAEPNTEVDLEGRQFQLLVSQPIEFPLYVSSVRLTDKPGDIVTVDREQISALPPIRTVLKLGKSAEAGAVAVTLKARLTEIGTLDLWCSEVAGKRTWKLLFDVRAATRTEVAAHESAAEGQGFLEESSRTAGETILRQTFTPVQQLEGRTPLDPAGLMKGLVEALGLERHEWPTSLLRELWETLFELEPGRRISSRHEARWLNVLGYALRPGYGLAMDDWRVGETWRLLNGKLVHADPMCRAEWWILWRRIAGGLTAGQQQALAGPLIGTLRQATKPAAGKNRGGAGFGTHELAEMLRFVGSCELLNATTKEELGDLLMTSANRPHWATIRGAALWAIGRLGARRPVYGPLNSVLGANVAERWLDRLMTLEGGDAMEPFAAMQLARLTGDRYRDISDAHRERVLKWMERLQAPKNLRRLVREVGTLEEEEQGLVFGEALPKGLRIL, from the coding sequence ATGACCTCAGACTCCGCTCCGTCTCCCAGCCGCTATGTGGTCGGCCTCGACCTCGGCACGACCAATTCCGCCCTGGCATATGTCGATACCGCGGAATCTCCCTGGAAAATCCGGACGTTCGCGACGCCCCAGTCCATCGCCCCCGGACAGTGGGAAGCCCGCGAAACCCTCCCGTCGTTCCACTACCAGCCGGCGGCCGGCGAATTCCCGCCACACGCCCTGCGACTCCCCTGGCAGAAATCCGATCCGGCCTGGACCGCAGGACACTTCGCCCGCGATCACGGCACCCTCTCACCCGGCCGCCTGGTCAACTCCGCCAAGAGCTGGCTCTGTCACTCCGGCGTCGACCGGACCGCCGAACTCCTCCCCTGGCATGGCGCTCCCGACGTCGACCGGCTCTCTCCCGTCACCGTCAGCGCTCGCTATCTCCAGCACTTCCGCGAGGCCTGGGACGCGGCGTTTCCCGAACACCCCCTCGCCGAACAGGATTTCGTCCTCACGCTCCCGGCGTCGTTCGACGAAGTCGCCCGCGAGCTGACCGTTCGGGCCGCCCAGCAGGCCGGCCTTCGCCGGGTGGCCCTCATCGAAGAACCGCAGGCCGCCTTCTATGCCTGGATCGCCAAACACGCGGATGACTGGGAGCAACTGGTTTCGCCGGGCCAGAAGATCCTGGTCTGCGATGTCGGCGGCGGCACGACTGACTTCACGCTGATCCGCGTCCGCAAAGGGAGCGATGGAACCGTCCAGTTTCATCGCGTGGCAGTCGGCGATCACCTGATTCTCGGCGGCGATAACTTCGACCTGGCTCTCGCCCATCACCTCGAACGCAAACTGAAAGGGGATGGCAAGCTCGAACCCCGCCAGTGGAGCATGCTCGTCCGCAGTTGCCGCCAGGTCAAAGAGGTCCTGCTCGGCGATCACCCTCCCGAGCAATGGACGCTGTCGCTCCCCGGGGCGGGCTCGCGCCTGATTGGCGGCGGTCTGCAGTCTCCCGTCACCCGCCAGGAAGTCGAAGAGCTGATCGTCGAAGGCTTTTTTCCCCGCGTCGGACTCGATGCAAAACCGGCGACCGGTCAGTCGGGATTTCAGGAATTCGGACTGCCGTATGCCCCGGATGCCGCCATCACCAGGTATCTCGCGGCGTTTCTCTCGGCTCATCGCCACGTCGCGCTGGAAGAGGGCGAAGCCGCCGGCCACGATCCCGCCCGCCCCGATATCGTCCTGTTCAACGGCGGCGTCTTCACCTCGCCCCAACTGCAGGAGCGCCTCGTCGACGCCATCCGCTCCTGGTTCCGGACCCAGGACCCCGGCTGGTCGCCAATCGTCCTCGATCATGAACGGCTCGACCTGGCGGTCGCCCGGGGAGCTGCGTACTACGGCATGGTCCGGCGGGGACTGGGAGTCCGCATTGCGGCGGGACTGGCCCGGACCTATTACATCGGCGTCGAAGGAGCTGCCGATCAGCAGTCCGCCGCAATCTGCCTGATGCCCGCCGGCGCCGAGCCGAATACCGAAGTCGATCTGGAGGGCCGGCAGTTTCAGTTGCTGGTTTCACAGCCGATCGAGTTTCCGCTCTACGTTTCCAGCGTCCGCCTCACGGACAAGCCGGGCGACATCGTCACCGTCGATCGCGAGCAGATCTCCGCACTGCCGCCAATCCGCACCGTGCTGAAGCTCGGCAAATCCGCCGAGGCGGGAGCCGTGGCGGTCACGCTCAAAGCCCGGCTGACGGAGATCGGCACGCTCGATCTCTGGTGCTCCGAAGTCGCCGGCAAGCGGACCTGGAAGCTCCTGTTCGACGTGCGGGCCGCCACGCGGACCGAGGTCGCCGCCCACGAATCCGCCGCCGAGGGCCAGGGCTTCCTGGAAGAATCGTCCCGCACGGCCGGGGAAACAATCCTCCGACAAACATTCACCCCGGTTCAACAGCTTGAGGGAAGAACTCCGCTCGATCCGGCCGGACTGATGAAAGGGCTGGTCGAAGCGCTGGGACTGGAGCGTCACGAATGGCCGACGTCGCTGCTGCGCGAGCTCTGGGAGACGCTGTTTGAACTCGAACCCGGTCGCCGGATCAGCTCCCGCCACGAAGCCCGCTGGCTGAATGTGCTGGGGTATGCGCTCCGCCCTGGCTACGGCCTGGCCATGGACGACTGGCGCGTCGGCGAAACCTGGCGGCTGCTCAATGGCAAGCTGGTCCACGCCGACCCGATGTGCCGGGCCGAGTGGTGGATTCTCTGGCGGCGGATCGCCGGCGGGCTGACGGCGGGGCAGCAGCAGGCGCTCGCCGGCCCGCTGATTGGAACGCTCCGCCAGGCGACGAAACCCGCCGCCGGCAAGAACCGCGGCGGGGCCGGTTTCGGCACGCACGAACTGGCCGAGATGCTGCGGTTCGTCGGCTCCTGCGAGCTGCTCAATGCAACGACCAAGGAAGAACTGGGAGATCTGCTCATGACCTCCGCGAATCGTCCGCACTGGGCGACGATTCGCGGAGCGGCGCTCTGGGCGATCGGACGTCTCGGCGCGCGGCGGCCGGTCTATGGGCCGCTCAACAGCGTCCTCGGCGCGAATGTCGCCGAGCGCTGGCTGGACCGGCTGATGACGCTGGAAGGAGGCGATGCGATGGAACCCTTCGCCGCGATGCAGCTCGCGCGCCTGACGGGAGACCGCTATCGCGACATCAGTGACGCGCACCGCGAACGCGTCCTGAAGTGGATGGAACGGCTGCAGGCGCCCAAGAACCTGCGCCGGCTGGTCCGCGAAGTCGGCACGCTGGAAGAAGAAGAACAGGGCCTGGTCTTCGGCGAAGCCCTCCCCAAGGGCCTGCGGATTCTGTAG
- a CDS encoding IS4 family transposase — MAEKGLTEEERRELIGPLAGTVLLRRIFPLLQRLAPCGTERDTARNRQLFYSQYAALLLIGFFNPVLKSARALVAASGLKKVQQLAGGQKVSAGAFSEASSVFDPSLLEGLVHELRRQFARHQFRVSRSGRLGRLPNPIVERLVAVDGTVLSALPQIAARLGRGSQGQWRLHTQLRIHDQRVVASTLTEEPAKGPHSERAVTLQQIQAREPQPAGAPGDLYILDRGYRSAVVFNELVEARCDYVCRLNRGDGRVVEGPVNDANGHAVQLPALTEADRAAGVVADELIALGGGSGASPARTNHVVRRITVEPVPGRPSSARQGRLRSDQTGREGLILATTLLDLPAEQVVLIYECRWQIELFFRFLKQVLGCQQLLSAKTRGVEIQLYCSLLAGLLLALATGGNLSRRAYEMVCLYMTGWADDEELLAAFPQPP, encoded by the coding sequence ATGGCGGAGAAGGGGCTGACGGAGGAGGAGCGGCGGGAGCTGATTGGTCCTTTGGCCGGGACCGTCCTGCTGCGGCGCATCTTTCCGCTGCTGCAACGATTGGCTCCCTGCGGGACAGAACGCGACACCGCTCGCAACCGGCAGCTGTTCTACAGCCAGTATGCCGCGCTCCTCCTGATCGGCTTCTTCAACCCCGTTCTCAAGTCCGCCCGGGCGCTCGTCGCAGCCTCGGGACTGAAAAAGGTCCAACAGCTCGCCGGCGGGCAAAAGGTCTCGGCCGGGGCCTTCTCCGAGGCCTCGTCCGTCTTCGATCCCTCGCTCCTGGAAGGACTCGTTCACGAACTCCGCCGCCAGTTCGCCCGGCATCAGTTCCGCGTGAGCCGCAGCGGTCGGCTGGGACGCCTTCCCAACCCGATCGTCGAACGTCTCGTCGCCGTCGACGGGACCGTGCTGTCGGCCTTGCCGCAGATCGCCGCCCGGCTGGGACGCGGTTCTCAAGGCCAGTGGCGGCTGCACACCCAGCTTCGCATTCACGACCAGAGGGTCGTGGCCTCGACCCTCACCGAGGAGCCGGCCAAAGGGCCGCACTCCGAGCGCGCCGTCACGCTCCAGCAGATCCAGGCCCGCGAACCGCAACCCGCCGGTGCGCCGGGAGACCTTTATATTCTGGACCGGGGCTATCGCTCGGCCGTGGTGTTCAACGAACTGGTCGAAGCCCGCTGCGACTACGTCTGCCGGCTCAATCGCGGGGACGGTCGCGTGGTCGAGGGACCGGTCAACGACGCGAACGGTCATGCGGTTCAACTCCCCGCGCTCACCGAAGCCGATCGCGCCGCGGGGGTCGTGGCGGATGAACTGATCGCGCTGGGCGGCGGCAGCGGAGCCAGTCCCGCAAGAACCAATCACGTCGTGCGGCGGATCACCGTCGAGCCAGTGCCCGGTCGACCGAGTTCGGCAAGGCAGGGGCGGCTTCGCAGCGACCAGACCGGGCGGGAAGGCCTGATCCTGGCCACGACGCTGCTGGATCTCCCGGCCGAACAGGTGGTGCTAATCTATGAATGCCGGTGGCAGATCGAGCTGTTCTTCCGGTTTCTGAAGCAGGTGCTGGGCTGCCAGCAACTGCTCTCGGCGAAGACGCGGGGCGTGGAGATCCAGCTCTACTGTTCGCTGCTCGCCGGGCTGCTCCTGGCCCTGGCGACGGGAGGCAACCTGTCGCGTCGAGCGTATGAAATGGTCTGTCTCTACATGACCGGCTGGGCCGACGACGAAGAACTCCTCGCCGCCTTCCCCCAGCCGCCATAG
- a CDS encoding sulfatase produces the protein MTVFRIVCSAVLVLLNLAANGADRPSQPNIVFILADDLGWTDLGCFGSGYYQTPHIDRLASQGRKFTHSYTAGPNCQPTRAAILSGQYGPRTGIYTVGNTNRFDTSRRPLVPVPNVEQLALERVTIAEALKSAGYATGMFGKWHLGGNNFHPSKQGFDEAIVSMGKHFDFKTQPPQDVAPDTYLADWITDRSVDFLRRHKDHPFFLYVPHFAVHSPFQAKADKIAQFQDRPAGDGHDNPTYAGMIASLDDSVGRILATLDELDLSRNTLVIFSSDNGGVGGYVREGIKKAGDVTDNAPLRGGKGMLYEGGVRVPFIFRWPGVITPGSVSEQPIHSVDLYPTFLDVTGAKAPADHVLDGVSVMPCLKGEPTAQLDRQDLYWHFPGYLGAGQDTWRTTPAGAIRSGDYKLLEFFEDGRLELYNLKSDPGQHENLATSRPEVTKELHGKLVAWRESIHAPMPEKRDGTQPVDPPKRKGAGKKKAAK, from the coding sequence ATGACCGTATTCCGCATCGTTTGCTCCGCGGTTTTGGTGCTGCTGAATCTGGCGGCGAATGGGGCCGATCGGCCGAGCCAGCCCAATATCGTCTTCATTCTGGCCGATGACCTCGGCTGGACCGATCTCGGCTGCTTCGGCAGCGGCTACTACCAGACGCCCCACATCGACCGGCTCGCCTCGCAAGGGCGGAAGTTTACCCACAGCTACACCGCCGGCCCCAACTGCCAGCCGACCCGGGCGGCGATCCTCTCCGGCCAGTACGGCCCGCGCACCGGGATCTATACCGTCGGAAACACGAATCGCTTCGACACTTCACGTCGGCCGCTGGTCCCGGTTCCCAACGTCGAACAGCTTGCACTGGAGCGGGTGACCATCGCCGAAGCCCTCAAGTCGGCGGGCTACGCGACCGGCATGTTCGGCAAGTGGCATCTGGGAGGGAACAATTTCCATCCTTCGAAACAGGGCTTCGACGAAGCCATCGTCAGTATGGGGAAACACTTCGATTTCAAAACGCAGCCGCCGCAGGACGTTGCTCCCGATACGTACCTGGCGGACTGGATCACGGATCGCTCGGTCGACTTCCTCCGGCGTCACAAGGATCACCCGTTCTTCCTGTATGTCCCCCACTTCGCCGTTCATTCGCCGTTCCAGGCGAAAGCCGACAAAATTGCTCAGTTCCAGGACCGGCCGGCCGGCGACGGGCACGATAACCCGACCTATGCCGGCATGATCGCCAGTCTCGACGACAGCGTCGGTCGGATCCTCGCGACGCTCGATGAACTGGATCTCTCCCGGAACACGCTGGTGATCTTTTCCAGCGACAACGGCGGCGTGGGGGGCTACGTCCGCGAGGGGATCAAGAAGGCGGGCGATGTCACCGACAATGCCCCGCTCCGGGGCGGCAAGGGGATGCTTTACGAAGGAGGCGTTCGGGTCCCGTTCATCTTCCGCTGGCCCGGCGTCATCACTCCCGGCTCAGTCAGCGAACAGCCGATCCATTCGGTCGACCTGTATCCAACATTCCTCGACGTCACCGGAGCAAAGGCTCCCGCCGATCATGTTCTCGACGGCGTCAGCGTTATGCCGTGCCTCAAGGGGGAACCGACGGCACAGCTCGACCGGCAGGATCTCTACTGGCACTTCCCCGGCTACCTCGGGGCCGGTCAGGACACCTGGCGCACGACTCCTGCCGGAGCCATCCGCAGCGGCGATTACAAGCTCCTTGAGTTTTTCGAAGACGGTCGCCTCGAACTCTACAACCTGAAGAGCGATCCCGGTCAGCACGAGAATCTGGCCACATCGCGGCCGGAAGTGACCAAGGAACTGCACGGGAAACTGGTCGCCTGGCGGGAAAGCATTCATGCCCCGATGCCGGAGAAACGCGACGGTACTCAGCCCGTGGATCCCCCGAAGCGCAAGGGGGCCGGAAAGAAGAAGGCGGCGAAGTGA
- the purN gene encoding phosphoribosylglycinamide formyltransferase: protein MPPARPVAQPLDRPIRLAVLISGGGTTLANLAEQIQAGSLSAEIPIVIASRSDCGGIAKAAAAKIPCAVIRRKDYASLAEFSQEVFSRCRDARVDLVICGGYLSLLQIPPDYQHRVLNIHPSLIPAFCGQGYHGEKVHAAALERGVKVSGCTVHFVDDEYDHGPIVVQRTAPVLDDDTPATLAARVFAEECLAYPEAIRLFAAGRLEIENHRVRVLPEERVANGE from the coding sequence ATGCCACCCGCCCGCCCCGTTGCCCAGCCGCTCGACCGTCCCATCCGCCTGGCGGTCCTCATCTCCGGCGGGGGGACCACGCTGGCCAATCTGGCCGAGCAGATCCAGGCGGGATCTCTCTCCGCCGAGATTCCCATCGTCATTGCCAGCCGTAGCGACTGCGGCGGGATCGCGAAGGCGGCAGCCGCGAAGATTCCCTGCGCCGTCATTCGCCGGAAGGACTATGCGTCGCTCGCCGAGTTCAGTCAGGAAGTCTTTTCCCGCTGTCGCGACGCCCGGGTCGATCTCGTGATCTGCGGCGGATACCTGTCACTGCTGCAGATCCCTCCCGACTATCAGCACCGCGTGCTCAACATTCACCCGTCCCTGATCCCCGCCTTCTGCGGCCAGGGCTACCACGGCGAGAAGGTCCATGCGGCGGCGCTGGAACGGGGCGTGAAGGTCAGCGGCTGCACGGTCCACTTTGTCGACGACGAATACGACCACGGGCCGATCGTCGTCCAGCGGACGGCCCCGGTCCTCGACGACGACACCCCCGCGACGCTCGCCGCCCGCGTTTTCGCCGAGGAATGCCTCGCCTACCCGGAAGCCATCCGGCTCTTCGCCGCCGGCCGCCTGGAGATCGAGAATCACCGGGTCCGGGTTCTGCCGGAGGAGCGAGTAGCGAATGGGGAATAG